The following proteins come from a genomic window of Liolophura sinensis isolate JHLJ2023 chromosome 13, CUHK_Ljap_v2, whole genome shotgun sequence:
- the LOC135480181 gene encoding N-glycosylase/DNA lyase-like, which produces MWKSFVCPRSELKLSTTLACGQSFRWREKNPGEWIGVLAGRVWLLSQDDDQIYFKTFGNSIRQDKPLSNVGRKRQTKANLNTALSDKGVSSIPEDNVCTAAEKETLRDYFQLSVSLVELYNSWSKSDLNFHQTARNFDGIRMLRQDPVENLFSFICSSNNHISRISQMVERLCQTYGDKIIDVDGYSFHAFPSVKPLASDDVEQELRALGFGYRAKYINQTAKHIMQYHDENWLYSLRSLPYKETKTELMKLCGVGAKVADCVCLMSLDKAEAVPVDTHVWQIAARDYMPKLKQAKSLTDKLYGEIGDHFRGLWGDYAGWAHSVLFTADLKQFKEEKSSEKLTEKKCQGKRKVESDSFLTRKGKKKVK; this is translated from the exons ATGTGGAAGTCGTTCGTGTGTCCCAGATCTGAGCTAAAACTGAGCACTACACTTGCCTGCGGGCAATCCTTCAG atggagagaaaaaaatccTGGTGAGTGGATTGGAGTGTTGGCTGGGAGAGTGTGGCTGCTATCACAAGATGATGATCagatatatttcaaaacatttggaaACTCAATACGACAGGACAAGCCCTTGTCAAATGTTGGAAGAAAAAGGCAAACAAAAGCTAACCTTAACACCGCTTTAAGTGACAAAGGAGTCAGTTCAATTCCTGAAGATAATGTTTGCACTGCAGCAGAAAAAGAGACTTTACGGGACTATTTTCAGCTTTCTGTCAGCTTAGTGGAGCTGTACAACTCTTGGTCGAAGAGTGATCTTAATTTCCATCAGACAGCTAGAAATTTTGATGGAATCCGTATGTTACGACAAGATCCGGTGGAAAACCTCTTCTCTTTTATTTGTTCCTCAAACAATCATATTTCAAGAATCAGTCAGATGGTTGAGCGACTCTGTCAGACTTACGGTGATAAAATCATTGATGTTGATGGCTATTCATTTCATGCCTTTCCATCTGTCAAACCACTAGCATCAGATGATGTTGAGCAGGAGTTACGTGCCCTTGGATTTGGATATAGAGCCAAGTATATCAACCAGACAGCCAAGCATATAATGCAGTATCATGATGAGAACTGGTTATATAGTCTAAGATCTCTTCCTtacaaggaaacaaaaacagaactaATGAAGCTTTGTGGAGTTGGAGCAAAG GTGGCCGACTGTGTATGTCTGATGTCTCTGGATAAAGCAGAGGCTGTTCCCGTGGATACCCATGTGTGGCAGATAGCTGCCAGGGACTACATGCCCAAACTGAAGCAGGCCAAGAGCCTCACAGACAAGCTGTATGGGGAAATAG GAGACCATTTTAGGGGACTGTGGGGAGACTACGCTGGATGGGCACATTCA GTGCTCTTCACAGCAGACTTAAAacagtttaaagaggaaaaatCTTCAGAGAAACTG
- the LOC135480341 gene encoding uncharacterized protein LOC135480341 → MVSILDWSKFSRLQEAPKTKKTSSAQRYRKQQEKEIIKQAEQHGYFLNPTESYLVDKCASVTEQVPQKFTFVQTKVTVPNADKLSRMALVKLTNLRLRTLGDISFCTNLQICILHSNFLDKFDALAACRQLVKLDLHSNQITSIPGVAFWSSMKKLQFLHLHDNPLGQLEILNSLAACPNLLALTMYNTPVSLKKNYRHHVVNSILSLKALDRFVISDEEIIEDAEFRVKFTAMHPALRIELCPLTPQNSTYCDERGSLFGVLAHLNTIQAHQSPVLIIQRYIRGFLARKYLSNLHSRMYFPRKSPSYLDEGQFHEPPPPNSPTVGITIPTDHSIEVTPLDFDQYLKQRGQASSVNGSVTPLSSCRQQILDSIPTDVLFDPYDNKIMQSFRKNKLLIDLSKLESNTLQALGEPPLTPVSVVPEQTQEEVRLKRHKTRTPKPQKPKEKTQRVKDVKQFFGPVVKTSPEVCIPAENVLDDELPLTQFRLKGFKPHLLVLDPTTEMMLSRRDAGRDIRHAEVEHHHKLMAKPKPRLLPQKRVTDDQRLFARVHGTMSMSCMFAVQQAYKDRNRSERATAKMEYIISMKEERDRAKQRIRLYREDKRNATLKERERDKLKIIDSLERRELHRIQYLEKRNESRNKSGEAAKHQKADRNFISDFTHQHTSVSNALMRHDRQTLVDDKKRSKQDTVQGHKTLEKSQRDTVKKYLEHRQLMRQTESAMMRATLDTRILQDANERILEAKSRVAHLKAREATVHAFYPLPRVHSGHVTGSAPNDGKPQLSRWKTSLTTDGRIQGTV, encoded by the exons ATGGTGAGCATATTGGACTGGTCCAAGTTCTCACGACTCCAAGAAGCCCCCAAGACAAAAAAGACAAGCTCTGCCCAGAGATACAGAAAGCAACAAGAAAAGGAAATCATTAAACAG GCAGAGCAGCATGGTTACTTCCTCAATCCCACAGAGAGTTACCTCGTGGACAAATGTGCGAGCGTCACCGAGCAAGTGCCTCAGAAGTTCACCTTTGTACAGACAAAGGTGACAGTACCTAATGCCGACAAGCTGTCAAGGATGGCTCTTGTcaaactgacaaacctccgcCTAAGGACGCTCGGGGACATATCATTCTGTACAAATCTGCAGATCTGCATTCTCCATAGTAACTTTCTGGACAAGTTTGATGCCCTGGCTGCCTGTCGTCAGTTGGTCAAATTGGATCTCCACAGCAATCAG ATAACATCAATTCCTGGAGTGGCGTTTTGGTCAAGCATGAAAAAACTTCAGTTCTTACATCTCCATGACAACCCCCTGGGGCAGTTAGAAATCTTGAACAGCTTGGCAGCTTGCCCCAACCTGCTAGCACTGACTATGTACAACACCCCCGTCAGCCTGAAGAAGAACTACCGTCATCACGTGGTCAACAGTATATTGAGTCTAAAGGCCCTGGATCGCTTCGTCATTTCCGATGAGGAGATTATTGAGGATGCAGAATTTCGTGTTAAGTTTACAGCGATGCACCCGGCATTACGGATAGAGCTGTGTCCTCTTACTCCACAG AATTCCACGTACTGTGATGAGAGAGGGAGTCTGTTTGGTGTATTGGCACACCTAAACACAATCCAGGCTCATCAGTCCCCAGTGTTGATCATTCAGAGATACATCCGAGGCTTTTTAGCGAGGAAATACTTGTCAAACCTTCATTCACG GATGTACTTTCCACGCAAGTCGCCTTCATACTTGGACGAAGGACAATTTCATGAGCCCCCTCCCCCGAACTCCCCCACGGTGGGTATTACCATACCAACAGACCACAGCATCGAGGTAACACCGCTAGACTTTGATCAGTACCTGAAGCAAAGGGGCCAAGCCTCCAGTGTTAATGGCTCTGTGACCCCACTGTCATCGTGCAGACAACAAATACTG GATTCCATCCCTACGGATGTGTTGTTTGATCCTTATGACAACAAAATTATGCAGAGCTTCAGGAAAAATAAGCTACTGATTGACTTATCCAAACTAGAATCAAACACTCTCCAAGCCTTGGGTGAGCCCCCGCTTACACCTGTGTCCGTTGTACCTGAACAAACCCAGGAGGAAGTCAGGCTGAAAAGACACAAAACGAGAACACCAAAACCACAAAAACCCAAAGAGAAAACCCAGAGAGTCAAAGATGTGAAGCAGTTTTTCGGTCCCGTCGTCAAAACATCTCCGGAGGTTTGCATCCCAGCAGAGAATGTGTTAGATGATGAACTGCCACTGACACAGTTTCGCCTAAAGGGTTTTAAGCCACACCTCCTTGTCCTTGATCCAACGACAGAGATGATGCTGTCACGTCGTGACGCTGGCCGCGACATCCGCCATGCAGAGGTTGAACATCACCATAAATTGATGGCCAAACCTAAACCACGCCTTCTGCCGCAAAAGCGTGTGACTGACGATCAGCGTTTGTTTGCGAGAGTGCACGGAACAATGAGCATGTCATGCATGTTTGCAGTGCAGCAGGCCTATAAAGATCGCAACCGTTCCGAGCGTGCCACAGCCAAAATGGAGTACATAATCAGCATGAAGGAGGAGCGGGATAGAGCGAAGCAAAGAATTCGTCTGTACCGTGAAGACAAGCGCAACGCAACGCTTAAAGAACGTGAGAGGGACAAGCTCAAGATTATTGATTCTTTAGAGCGACGAGAACTTCATCGTATACAATATTTAGAAAAAAGAAACGAATCTAGAAACAAGTCTGGTGAAGCTGCCAAACACCAAAAAGCTGATCGGAATTTTATTTCAGACTTCACTCATCAGCACACATCTGTTAGCAATGCTCTGATGCGCCATGACAGGCAGACACTGGTGGATGACAAAAAACGGTCCAAGCAGGACACAGTACAGGGCCATAAAACCCTTGAAAAATCTCAGCGTGATACAGTTAAAAAATACCTGGAGCATCGCCAGCTAATGAGACAAACGGAGTCTGCCATGATGCGTGCGACGCTGGACACCAGAATTCTTCAGGACGCCAATGAGCGCATCCTGGAGGCAAAGTCACGCGTTGCCCACCTCAAGGCACGAGAAGCCACGGTCCATGCGTTTTATCCCTTACCGAGGGTCCACTCAGGCCATGTGACTGGTTCTGCTCCTAATGATGGGAAGCCCCAGCTGTCCCGCTGGAAGACCTCACTTACCACAGATGGCAGGATCCAAGGGACTGTGTAG